A genomic stretch from Chitinophaga agri includes:
- a CDS encoding SusC/RagA family TonB-linked outer membrane protein: MDKSTNKRGGPLGNCCPQLKGIIRNAGLLVLLFLTAFMPASYAQTGEKRLDIAMEGQPLKDVFQFIQKNTSFVVNHSEDEVNSNIKVTVKLKEATVPEILRAALSNTEYQFIRNGNSFVIARRQPDIVIRGKVSDEKGDALIGVNVRPKSGNRGTVTNADGQYTISVPAGGTSLVFSFLGYTIRTIPVHETQTLNVQMIPDAKALSEVVVTTALGIKREEKALGYAATVVKNEQLTEAVSNNWTDALSGKVAGLNLVRSNAGPTGSNKIILRGESNLNGDNEALIVVDGVVINQSSGRRSAISGETPYGTGSDNMPADYGSGLNDINPEDIESITVLKGPGAAALYGQRGANGALIITTKSGSPKRKGLGVTVNSNASVEQVNRWPSLQYEYGQGLDGAAYYSYGASADGASTSGTSSAYGPRFEGQKFFQYDPVTQTVGKERTPWVPYKDQLQQFFNVGQTYTNSVSLDGGTDKTTARFSFTNVSNKWIIPNTGYGRNTVAISVNSKVNDKLQISSKVNYTNKFSDNLPGSGYGNQSLMYWYIFWQPNANLDWLRDYWGNGMEGKQIKYPFSSFPENPYAVAYEFLNETNRHGITGNVQATYNIVKGLSLQVRTSIDFANEHREQKRPYDAGAKFQRGSYRTQNIFGMESSTDFLLKYDTKLARELTLSATAGGSTLKNTYNKDEVRADSLTYPGIYSMSNAAGPLVTMPYRSRYAFNSVYGLLALGYKEFLFVDFTARQDWASTLATPRRTTNAGFFYPSANTSFIISEAFKMPGEISYAKVRFSASAVGSGGTTAYQTAYVYQSAGSLYSGGLENPAGLANPNLRPLRTISYEAGAVAKFFHNRVGFDLTLYRGLSRDQHLNRIVDRASGYTTVLVNAGEVSNKGIELALNGMPVSTKNFKWTTNVVFSANRNRIEKLVDSSLVLKTGYVGGGQIVAQVGGSMGDLYGRGYQRAPDGQVIYDKTTGVALITEGVKYLGNTIPKWKLGFSNDFNYKQFHLSLLFDAQYGAVAHSLMHYKLAEQGKTTNTLPGRYNGIIGNGVIADGDGKYKKNDVIATDIDEYYRSHYGVDNAEGSTFRTDFIKFREARLDYTLHPKVAKRMGFQRATFGVYGRNLFIWSPWPMFDPEFGTITGTDIVQGFEVGQFPSTRTMGANLVLVF; the protein is encoded by the coding sequence ATGGACAAAAGTACAAATAAGCGGGGTGGCCCGCTAGGGAATTGCTGTCCGCAACTGAAAGGGATTATCAGGAATGCGGGGCTGCTGGTACTATTATTCCTTACTGCATTCATGCCTGCTTCCTATGCGCAAACGGGCGAAAAAAGGCTTGACATCGCTATGGAAGGTCAGCCGCTGAAAGATGTATTTCAGTTTATCCAGAAGAACACTTCCTTTGTCGTTAACCATAGCGAAGACGAAGTGAACAGCAATATAAAGGTGACAGTAAAGCTGAAAGAGGCCACTGTTCCTGAAATATTGAGAGCTGCCCTGAGCAATACCGAGTACCAGTTTATCCGTAACGGTAACTCATTCGTGATCGCACGCAGACAACCTGATATCGTTATCCGCGGTAAGGTGTCTGATGAAAAAGGTGATGCCCTGATCGGTGTGAATGTACGTCCGAAGAGTGGTAACAGAGGTACTGTTACGAATGCGGACGGACAGTATACCATCTCTGTTCCTGCCGGTGGTACTTCCCTGGTATTCTCCTTCCTTGGATATACCATTCGTACTATACCGGTACATGAAACCCAGACACTCAATGTACAGATGATCCCTGATGCAAAGGCACTGAGCGAAGTAGTCGTTACTACCGCGCTGGGTATCAAACGAGAAGAGAAAGCGCTGGGTTATGCAGCCACTGTTGTTAAAAATGAACAGCTGACGGAAGCTGTTTCCAACAACTGGACGGATGCATTATCAGGTAAGGTAGCTGGTCTGAACCTGGTGAGATCCAATGCGGGTCCTACCGGTTCCAATAAGATCATCCTTCGTGGTGAGAGTAACCTGAATGGTGATAACGAAGCACTGATCGTGGTAGACGGGGTAGTGATCAACCAGAGTAGCGGCCGTCGTAGTGCTATCAGTGGTGAAACGCCATATGGTACCGGTAGTGATAACATGCCGGCTGATTATGGTAGCGGCCTGAATGACATCAACCCGGAAGATATCGAATCTATCACCGTACTGAAAGGCCCCGGTGCTGCGGCATTATATGGCCAGCGTGGTGCAAATGGTGCACTGATCATCACGACTAAATCTGGTAGCCCGAAAAGAAAGGGACTGGGCGTGACTGTCAATTCAAACGCATCTGTTGAACAGGTGAACCGCTGGCCTTCTCTGCAATATGAATATGGCCAGGGCCTGGATGGTGCTGCCTATTATTCCTATGGCGCTTCTGCTGATGGTGCAAGCACGAGTGGTACCAGCTCTGCATATGGTCCGCGTTTCGAAGGACAAAAGTTTTTTCAGTATGACCCTGTTACACAAACAGTGGGTAAGGAAAGAACACCATGGGTACCGTATAAAGATCAGCTGCAGCAGTTCTTCAATGTAGGTCAGACCTATACCAACTCTGTAAGCCTGGACGGTGGTACTGATAAAACAACGGCGCGTTTCTCCTTCACGAATGTGAGCAATAAATGGATCATTCCGAATACCGGTTATGGCCGTAATACAGTAGCCATCTCCGTTAACTCAAAGGTGAACGACAAATTACAGATTTCTTCCAAAGTGAACTATACAAACAAATTCAGTGATAACCTGCCAGGTTCCGGTTATGGTAACCAGTCTTTAATGTACTGGTACATCTTCTGGCAGCCAAATGCTAACCTGGACTGGCTAAGAGATTACTGGGGTAATGGCATGGAAGGTAAACAGATCAAGTATCCGTTCAGTTCCTTCCCCGAAAACCCGTATGCGGTGGCGTATGAGTTCCTGAATGAAACCAACCGTCATGGCATCACCGGTAACGTACAGGCAACCTATAATATCGTGAAGGGGCTGAGTCTGCAGGTAAGAACATCTATTGACTTCGCCAATGAACACCGTGAGCAGAAACGTCCGTATGATGCGGGTGCCAAGTTCCAGAGAGGCAGCTACCGTACACAGAACATCTTTGGTATGGAATCCAGCACAGACTTCCTGTTGAAATATGACACGAAGCTGGCAAGAGAACTCACCTTATCTGCAACAGCTGGTGGAAGTACGCTGAAGAACACCTACAACAAAGATGAGGTGCGTGCTGACTCCCTCACTTATCCGGGTATCTACAGTATGTCGAATGCTGCTGGTCCATTAGTGACAATGCCTTACAGATCCAGATATGCATTCAATAGTGTATACGGACTACTGGCCCTGGGTTATAAAGAGTTTCTTTTTGTAGACTTCACTGCGCGCCAGGACTGGGCCAGTACACTCGCCACACCGCGTCGTACAACTAACGCGGGCTTCTTCTATCCTTCAGCTAACACCAGCTTTATTATATCCGAAGCGTTCAAAATGCCAGGAGAAATAAGCTACGCTAAAGTAAGGTTCTCTGCTTCTGCTGTAGGTAGTGGTGGTACGACCGCTTACCAGACGGCCTATGTGTATCAGTCTGCAGGTAGTTTATATAGTGGCGGTCTGGAAAATCCTGCAGGTTTGGCCAATCCTAACCTGAGACCTCTCAGAACGATCTCTTATGAAGCGGGTGCAGTAGCCAAATTCTTCCACAACCGTGTAGGTTTCGATCTGACATTGTACAGAGGCTTATCGAGAGATCAGCACCTGAACCGAATTGTTGACCGCGCTTCTGGTTATACTACCGTACTGGTGAATGCCGGTGAGGTAAGCAATAAAGGCATTGAGCTGGCATTGAATGGTATGCCAGTGTCGACAAAGAATTTTAAATGGACGACCAATGTAGTCTTCTCTGCTAACCGTAACAGGATCGAGAAACTGGTGGATAGTTCACTGGTACTGAAAACTGGTTACGTAGGTGGTGGTCAGATCGTAGCACAGGTAGGTGGTAGTATGGGTGACCTGTATGGTCGTGGTTATCAGCGTGCTCCCGACGGACAGGTTATCTATGATAAAACAACCGGTGTCGCACTGATCACAGAAGGTGTTAAATATCTGGGTAATACCATTCCTAAATGGAAACTCGGTTTCAGCAATGATTTCAACTACAAACAGTTCCATCTGAGCCTGCTGTTCGATGCGCAGTATGGTGCGGTAGCACACTCACTGATGCATTACAAACTGGCAGAACAGGGTAAAACAACTAACACCCTGCCCGGCCGCTACAATGGTATCATTGGTAATGGTGTGATAGCAGATGGAGATGGTAAGTATAAAAAGAATGATGTTATCGCTACAGATATCGATGAATACTACCGTTCTCATTATGGTGTAGACAACGCAGAAGGCAGCACTTTCCGTACTGACTTTATCAAGTTCAGGGAAGCGCGTCTCGATTATACACTGCACCCTAAAGTGGCAAAGCGTATGGGCTTCCAGCGTGCGACGTTCGGTGTATACGGCCGTAACCTGTTCATCTGGTCTCCATGGCCAATGTTCGATCCTGAATTCGGTACTATTACCGGAACTGATATCGTACAGGGTTTTGAAGTAGGACAGTTCCCTTCTACCCGTACAATGGGCGCTAACCTGGTACTTGTATTCTAA
- a CDS encoding sigma-70 family RNA polymerase sigma factor: protein MRIKTTYSASSDPEMYFDRLFKETYANTVAYLEKISSDKDLARDLAQEAYLKVWQKLELLPEEDEETLRYILIIARNCFLDHLKGVLREKKQQDAYATVFIETSAAANHMEVKEQQQIIDHTINTQDESARRFYLLNREEGLTYKEIALQEGVSEKTVERYIGRVLRTLRTRLASFIFLW from the coding sequence ATGCGAATTAAAACTACATATAGTGCTTCATCTGACCCTGAGATGTACTTTGACAGGCTATTTAAAGAGACCTATGCAAATACTGTCGCATACCTGGAGAAAATCAGCAGTGATAAAGATCTCGCCCGGGACCTTGCACAGGAGGCCTATCTGAAGGTCTGGCAAAAACTGGAACTCCTGCCGGAGGAAGATGAAGAGACGCTGAGATACATTCTGATCATCGCGCGCAACTGTTTCCTTGATCACCTGAAAGGAGTGCTCAGGGAGAAAAAACAACAGGATGCCTACGCCACTGTCTTTATTGAAACAAGTGCTGCCGCCAATCATATGGAAGTAAAAGAACAGCAGCAGATCATCGATCATACCATTAATACACAAGACGAATCCGCACGCCGCTTCTATCTCTTAAACCGCGAGGAAGGTCTTACCTACAAAGAGATCGCCTTACAGGAAGGTGTATCTGAAAAGACCGTTGAACGCTATATCGGAAGAGTACTCCGCACCTTACGTACCCGCCTTGCCAGTTTTATTTTTCTTTGGTAA
- a CDS encoding DUF5689 domain-containing protein — MKKIFLYAFYLTSFISLGGCVKDTYPGAEISPYIAIFDIRNLYRGEDLVLNRDNMKGGTRLAAMVVSDHSGGNLPEGLLVVQDARRLSALRGISIPLGADAASFVPGDSVIIHVEGKTLSRVNGILEIKGVTRGDIEKVSSGNEIPINRVTIGQMQTSPDTYESTLSVIVKGTFDPLPTPTDVLSGDKTLNDGFGDIILHTEAAASFAKDPAFVNANYFGIVFNTQVKEGQLVPQFRVRTGADVRKLSSDIQVAPVLITGFMSDVAGGDGNYEYVQLMATTDIDFAATPYAVVVTNNANASTPTGYPSQGWATGNMRTYKFSLSQGKAAKGTFFYVGGAGKKINGSGSTDMATSNWVRAFDYTKNDGDGFGLKTGGLLPNSGNASGIAVFKDSAVTVNSTPVDVIFIATGGSLYQSGKGYRIANTDFYDIINPITMAQQPFYRQGSNTLSLVYNTADLGYFNMLGGMYNPALGKWVRARAQNNRLLTKSSPLSDIEGEGATVLK, encoded by the coding sequence ATGAAAAAGATATTCTTATACGCTTTCTATTTAACATCATTCATCTCCCTGGGGGGATGTGTAAAGGATACTTATCCGGGCGCTGAGATAAGTCCCTATATCGCCATATTCGACATCAGGAACCTGTACAGGGGTGAAGACCTGGTACTGAACAGAGACAATATGAAAGGGGGTACACGCCTGGCTGCGATGGTCGTATCCGATCATTCAGGTGGTAACCTGCCGGAGGGCCTGCTGGTAGTGCAGGACGCCCGCCGCTTATCTGCCCTGCGTGGTATCTCTATTCCGCTGGGCGCAGATGCTGCTTCCTTCGTGCCGGGAGATTCCGTTATCATACATGTGGAAGGTAAAACACTATCGAGAGTAAATGGCATCCTGGAGATCAAGGGGGTAACCAGGGGCGATATAGAGAAAGTATCTTCCGGTAATGAGATACCTATTAACCGTGTAACGATCGGCCAGATGCAGACCAGTCCTGATACGTATGAGAGTACATTGTCAGTGATCGTAAAAGGGACATTTGATCCGCTGCCAACGCCAACGGATGTACTATCCGGAGATAAGACCCTGAATGATGGTTTTGGTGATATTATCTTACATACGGAAGCAGCTGCGTCTTTCGCAAAAGACCCTGCTTTCGTGAATGCCAACTATTTTGGGATCGTATTCAATACACAGGTGAAGGAAGGACAGCTGGTGCCACAGTTCAGGGTACGTACCGGTGCGGATGTAAGGAAGCTTAGCTCTGATATACAGGTGGCTCCGGTACTGATCACTGGTTTCATGAGTGATGTGGCAGGTGGTGATGGTAACTATGAATATGTGCAGCTGATGGCGACAACGGATATCGACTTCGCAGCGACACCATATGCAGTGGTTGTAACGAATAATGCCAATGCATCTACACCTACGGGCTACCCTTCGCAGGGCTGGGCTACCGGTAATATGCGAACCTACAAATTTAGCCTGAGCCAGGGGAAAGCGGCGAAAGGTACTTTCTTCTATGTAGGGGGTGCCGGTAAAAAGATCAATGGTTCCGGTTCTACAGACATGGCAACGTCCAACTGGGTGAGAGCATTTGACTACACTAAGAATGATGGTGATGGTTTCGGCCTGAAGACAGGCGGTCTGCTGCCTAATAGTGGTAACGCTTCTGGTATAGCCGTATTTAAGGACTCTGCCGTGACAGTCAATTCTACACCGGTAGATGTGATCTTTATCGCCACAGGCGGTAGCCTGTATCAATCGGGTAAAGGTTACCGTATAGCCAACACCGATTTCTATGATATCATTAACCCGATCACCATGGCACAACAGCCGTTCTACAGACAGGGATCTAATACACTCAGCCTGGTTTACAACACAGCTGACCTGGGCTATTTCAATATGCTGGGTGGTATGTACAATCCGGCTTTGGGTAAGTGGGTAAGGGCAAGAGCACAGAACAACAGACTGCTTACTAAATCTTCTCCGCTTTCAGATATTGAAGGCGAAGGCGCTACAGTTCTTAAATAA
- a CDS encoding FecR family protein, with protein sequence MQDLSTGKLSAAQKKELQQLLDALTEHERAALFPVEEYIQKADHQLPDEEVGAALARLKQTLKPGKVILLARWRKVSQYAAILVLVMGSTFLLRKNAGIFIRKSGQPAKRYHTMKVADGNHATLVLKDGTRIIINGGSELLYPDNFDSKERMVYLKDGEAYFEIAKDAAHPFVVKTQQMRVRVLGTSFSVRDYKEEHKASVSVNSGRVALESFLKAGPWLELVAGNGSVLDKYKGTFTKQDIDISATTAWIRGEFNFQDATLQEVLHVLQHKYAVRFEVKDSTILKRRFTATFRNNSINNIMQQLKLMGNIEYTITDNLIQIQ encoded by the coding sequence TTGCAAGATCTCAGCACAGGTAAATTAAGCGCCGCACAAAAAAAGGAACTGCAACAACTATTAGATGCATTGACAGAACATGAGCGCGCTGCATTATTCCCCGTGGAGGAGTATATACAGAAAGCTGATCACCAGTTGCCGGATGAAGAAGTAGGTGCTGCACTCGCCCGTCTGAAACAAACCCTCAAACCAGGTAAGGTCATCCTGTTGGCCCGCTGGCGAAAAGTGAGCCAGTACGCCGCAATCCTGGTGCTGGTAATGGGTAGTACTTTTCTGCTGAGAAAGAATGCCGGCATCTTTATCAGAAAGAGCGGACAGCCAGCAAAACGTTATCATACCATGAAAGTGGCTGATGGCAATCATGCTACACTGGTATTGAAAGATGGTACACGCATCATCATAAACGGGGGCAGTGAACTACTTTATCCTGACAACTTTGATAGTAAGGAGCGTATGGTTTATCTGAAAGATGGCGAAGCTTATTTCGAGATCGCCAAAGACGCAGCACATCCGTTTGTAGTAAAAACGCAACAAATGAGAGTGCGGGTATTGGGAACCTCATTCTCCGTAAGAGATTATAAAGAAGAACATAAGGCTTCCGTTTCGGTCAATAGCGGAAGAGTAGCACTCGAGAGCTTCTTAAAAGCAGGACCATGGCTCGAATTAGTAGCAGGCAATGGATCAGTGTTAGATAAGTATAAAGGGACATTTACAAAACAGGACATCGACATCTCAGCAACAACCGCCTGGATAAGAGGAGAGTTTAATTTCCAGGACGCCACTCTACAGGAAGTATTACATGTATTACAACATAAATATGCGGTACGATTTGAAGTGAAAGATTCAACCATATTGAAACGTAGATTCACTGCTACTTTCAGGAATAACAGTATTAATAATATCATGCAGCAGCTGAAGCTGATGGGTAACATTGAATATACTATTACAGACAACCTAATACAAATACAATAA
- a CDS encoding calcineurin-like phosphoesterase C-terminal domain-containing protein, whose product MPLFKKGNIDLSNITLKGKVQSNGKGIPGVQVTDGINIVLTDRNGDYLLQSNATAEFVYISVPAGYAFPEEKGIAAFYKPLTKGNAVIKHDFSLERLKVDDRKHTFVVWADPQVKSKKDVEQLMSQSVPDLQALVKSYPKDTLLHGIGCGDLVWDEFELFADYKEAVSKSGIPFFNVIGNHDLDIEARTDDGSANTFKKQFGPTYYSYNRGEVHYIVLDDVFFVGAAKSYIGYITENQLQWLEQDLANVKPGSLIVLSTHIPTFTGQQRRNGKPEEIGGGTVANRKQLYKMLAPFKVHIMSGHTHFNDNWEEGDIMEHNHGTVCGAWWTGPICGDGTPSGYGVYEVDGTDIKWYYKSTGLPKETQLRIYPKGKIKESPDEISANVWNWDSKWKVEWYEDGVLKGPMEHRVAYDPWAVELYLGPTLPKTRKFVEPTLNDHMFFAKPSPDAKKITVKATDRFGNVYEESI is encoded by the coding sequence ATGCCATTATTCAAAAAAGGTAACATTGACCTTTCCAACATCACGTTAAAGGGAAAAGTGCAGAGCAATGGTAAAGGTATTCCCGGCGTACAGGTCACAGACGGTATCAATATCGTACTGACTGACAGGAATGGCGATTACCTGCTGCAAAGCAATGCGACTGCGGAGTTTGTATATATCAGTGTACCAGCGGGATATGCGTTTCCGGAAGAAAAGGGCATCGCAGCATTCTATAAGCCACTGACGAAAGGTAATGCGGTGATAAAGCATGATTTCAGCCTGGAAAGACTGAAAGTGGACGACCGCAAACATACGTTTGTAGTCTGGGCGGACCCACAGGTGAAATCAAAGAAAGATGTGGAGCAGTTAATGAGCCAGTCAGTACCGGACCTGCAGGCATTGGTGAAATCCTATCCTAAAGACACGTTGCTGCATGGTATCGGTTGTGGAGACCTGGTTTGGGATGAGTTTGAACTGTTTGCCGATTATAAAGAAGCGGTGTCTAAATCTGGTATTCCCTTCTTTAACGTGATCGGCAACCATGATCTGGATATCGAAGCCCGTACAGATGACGGATCTGCCAATACCTTCAAAAAACAGTTCGGTCCTACGTATTATTCCTATAACAGGGGAGAGGTGCACTATATCGTACTGGATGACGTCTTCTTTGTAGGTGCTGCTAAAAGCTACATCGGTTATATCACGGAGAATCAGTTGCAATGGCTGGAACAGGACCTCGCAAATGTGAAACCAGGTAGCCTGATCGTGCTGAGTACACATATCCCGACCTTCACAGGTCAGCAGAGACGGAACGGAAAACCGGAGGAAATAGGTGGAGGTACCGTTGCCAACAGAAAACAGCTGTACAAGATGCTGGCTCCTTTTAAAGTACATATCATGAGTGGACATACGCACTTTAATGATAACTGGGAAGAGGGAGATATCATGGAGCACAACCATGGTACGGTATGTGGTGCATGGTGGACCGGTCCGATCTGCGGAGATGGTACACCAAGTGGTTATGGTGTATACGAAGTAGATGGTACAGATATCAAATGGTATTATAAATCAACCGGCTTACCAAAAGAAACCCAGCTACGTATCTATCCGAAAGGAAAAATAAAGGAATCGCCTGATGAGATCTCAGCTAATGTATGGAACTGGGATAGCAAGTGGAAAGTGGAATGGTATGAAGATGGTGTATTAAAAGGCCCTATGGAGCATCGTGTGGCTTACGATCCATGGGCAGTAGAACTGTATTTAGGTCCAACGCTTCCTAAAACCCGTAAGTTTGTAGAGCCTACACTCAACGATCACATGTTCTTCGCCAAACCTTCACCTGATGCGAAGAAGATCACGGTGAAAGCTACCGATAGATTCGGTAACGTTTACGAAGAATCCATCTGA
- a CDS encoding SusD/RagB family nutrient-binding outer membrane lipoprotein → MKHIINKISAVIVMGSMLFSSCTKDFTATNTDPNGTPTALPQQLMAPALVGTLGYNMLRNRNFNNELMQVTVDASDAEGKVFRYDYRATWADYLYNGLYSELTNFKDMYKVASQPLNYNKSYMGISVICQSWVYSILTDTYGDIPYFHSNEARDSAIYEPAFDAQKDIYMDIFNKLDSANTWLSAGTAINGGGDPVYGGVVANWRKFGNSLYLRLLLRVSGKSEMTEFCKAKIRQIVETTTYPIMASNAESAILRWTGVGPLTSPYIGVREQDFRSPGIASFFIDNLSSWNDPRIDIPTYGTSSINRWGIAPYSGSYQGIPSGYAPGENPVKKCYFYSNTSAVSLMTEPMTGMMMNYAEVKFILAEAAIRGWITGSAETYYNDGALNSITLWLPNYAVPIKDFLTAADIEWDDKLSFEDKMERIHKQKYYALFLTDMQQWFEYRRTGHPYLPKGAGLKNGGVMPARMTYPVYVQSTNPTNYKLAVARQGADQISTQVWWQKP, encoded by the coding sequence ATGAAGCACATTATAAATAAAATATCAGCTGTCATCGTGATGGGAAGTATGTTGTTCTCATCCTGTACAAAAGACTTTACAGCAACCAATACCGATCCTAACGGCACACCGACAGCATTGCCGCAGCAGCTGATGGCGCCGGCACTGGTGGGAACGCTGGGGTATAACATGCTCCGTAACCGCAACTTCAACAATGAACTGATGCAGGTAACGGTAGATGCGAGTGATGCAGAAGGTAAGGTGTTCAGATATGATTACCGCGCCACCTGGGCCGACTATCTGTACAATGGTCTGTATTCCGAACTGACCAACTTTAAGGATATGTATAAAGTGGCCAGTCAGCCACTGAACTACAACAAATCCTATATGGGTATCTCTGTTATCTGTCAGTCATGGGTCTATTCCATCCTGACAGATACTTATGGAGACATACCTTATTTCCACTCCAACGAGGCAAGGGACAGCGCTATCTATGAACCAGCCTTTGATGCGCAGAAGGATATCTATATGGATATTTTCAACAAACTGGATTCTGCCAATACCTGGTTGTCTGCAGGTACTGCCATCAATGGCGGCGGCGACCCTGTGTATGGTGGTGTGGTAGCTAACTGGCGCAAGTTCGGTAACTCACTGTATTTACGTTTGCTGCTGAGGGTTTCCGGCAAATCAGAAATGACGGAGTTCTGTAAGGCGAAGATCAGGCAGATCGTAGAGACGACCACTTATCCTATTATGGCCAGCAACGCAGAATCGGCTATTCTGAGGTGGACAGGTGTTGGTCCGCTGACGTCTCCATATATCGGTGTGAGAGAGCAGGACTTCAGATCGCCTGGTATTGCCAGCTTCTTCATCGATAACCTGAGCTCCTGGAATGACCCGCGTATCGATATCCCTACCTATGGAACCAGTAGTATTAACAGATGGGGTATTGCACCTTATTCTGGTTCCTACCAGGGTATTCCCAGTGGGTATGCGCCCGGAGAGAATCCTGTGAAGAAATGTTATTTCTATTCCAATACCTCTGCTGTGTCACTGATGACAGAGCCGATGACCGGTATGATGATGAACTATGCGGAAGTGAAGTTCATCCTGGCAGAAGCAGCTATCAGAGGATGGATCACAGGATCAGCAGAGACTTACTATAACGACGGTGCATTGAACAGTATTACCTTATGGTTGCCTAACTATGCGGTGCCTATTAAGGACTTCCTGACTGCCGCGGATATTGAGTGGGACGATAAGCTGTCATTTGAGGATAAGATGGAACGTATTCACAAACAGAAGTATTATGCCTTGTTCCTGACAGATATGCAGCAGTGGTTTGAATATCGTCGTACTGGTCACCCGTACCTGCCAAAAGGTGCAGGTCTGAAGAATGGCGGTGTGATGCCAGCGAGAATGACCTACCCTGTGTATGTGCAGTCCACCAATCCGACAAATTATAAACTGGCAGTTGCCAGACAGGGGGCAGATCAGATCTCTACCCAGGTTTGGTGGCAAAAACCATAA